A stretch of Lactuca sativa cultivar Salinas chromosome 6, Lsat_Salinas_v11, whole genome shotgun sequence DNA encodes these proteins:
- the LOC111887446 gene encoding T-complex protein 1 subunit gamma: MQSPVLVLKDSLTRESGSKVHHANIQASKAVADIIRTTLGPRSMLKMLLDATGGIVVTNDGNAILRELDIAHPAAKSMIELSRTQDEEVGDGTTSVIVLAGEMLHVAEAFIDKKYHPTVICRAYNKALEDALAVLDKISMSIDVNDRSMMLGLVKSCIGTKFTSQFGDLIADLALDATTTVGVDLGQGIKEVDIKKYIKVEKIPGGQLEDSKVLKGVMFNKDVVVPGKMKRKIINPRIILLDCPLEYKKGENQTNAELVREEDWAVLLKMEEEYIQNLCVQILKFKPDLVITEKGLSDLACHYLSKAGVSAIRRLRKTDNNRIAKACGAVIVNRPDELQESDVGTGAGLFEVKKIGDEFFAYIVDCKDPKACTVLLRGASKDLLNEVERNLQDAMSVARNILKHPKLVPGGGATELTVSATLKQKSSSIEGIEKWPYEAAAVAFEAIPRTLAQNCGVNVIRTMTALQGKHANGENAWTGIDGNSGQIADMKELKIWDAYNVKAQTFKTSIEAACMLLRIDDIVSGIKKRQAPGASQPSKPTIETEGDADNEGMIPE; the protein is encoded by the exons AGGATTCTCTCACCCGTGAATCTGGAAGTAAGGTTCATCATGCAAATATACAAGCTTCTAAG GCAGTTGCTGATATTATTCGCACCACATTGGGGCCAAGGTCCATGTTGAAGATGCTTCTAGATGCTACTGGAG GAATTGTTGTCACTAATGATGGGAATGCCATTTTGAGGGAACTGGATATTGCTCACCCTGCTGCAAAG TCAATGATTGAACTAAGTCGCACACAAGATGAGGAAGTTGGTGATGGAACTACCTCAGTCATTGTTCTTG CTGGTGAGATGCTTCATGTGGCTGAAGCTTTCATTGACAAAAAGTATCACCCTACAGTTATCTGCAGAG CTTACAACAAGGCTCTTGAAGATGCTCTTGCTGTGTTGGACAAAATCTCCATGTCTATTGATGTCAATGATC GTTCCATGATGCTAGGTTTAGTGAAGAGTTGCATTGGCACCAAGTTTACAAGTCAATTTGGGGATTTAATTGCA GATCTAGCACTAGATGCAACAACAACAGTTGGAGTTGACCTAGGTCAAGGAATAAAAGAAGTGGACATCAAAAAATACATAAAAGTGGAAAAAATCCCTGGTGGACAATTAGAAGATTCCAAAGTGTTGAAAGGTGTAATGTTCAACAAAGACGTTGTTGTCCCtggaaaaatgaaaagaaaaatcaTAAACCCCCGCATCATTTTACTAGATTGCCCTTTGGAATACAAAAAGGGTGAAAACCAAACGAATGCAGAATTAGTCAGAGAAGAAGACTGGGCAGTTCTTCTAAAAATGGAAGAAGAATACATCCAAAATCTTTGTGTTCAAATTTTGAAATTCAAGCCCGATTTGGTCATTACAGAAAAAGGACTTAGTGATTTAGCTTGTCATTATCTAAGCAAAGCTGGAGTGAGTGCTATTAGGAGATTAAGAAAGACAGATAATAATCGGATTGCTAAAGCTTGTGGGGCTGTTATTGTAAATAGACCAGATGAACTTCAAGAATCAGATGTTGGAACTGGAGCTGGACtttttgaagttaaaaaaatTGGGGATGAGTTTTTTGCTTATATTGTTGATTGTAAAGATCCAAAAGCATGTACTGTTCTTCTCAGAGGTGCCAGCAAGGATCTTTTGAATGAAGTTGAACGCAACTTACAG gatGCTATGTCGGTGGCTAGAAACATCTTGAAGCATCCGAAACTTGTTCCTGGTGGTGGGGCCACTGAGTTGACTGTTTCTGCTACTCTAAAGCAGAAGAGCTCATCCATTGAAGGCATTGAaaag TGGCCATATGAAGCTGCAGCTGTAGCATTTGAGGCAATTCCAAGAACATTGGCACAAAACTGTGGTGTGAATGTCATTAGAACCATGACTGCTCTTCAAGGAAAA CATGCAAATGGTGAGAATGCATGGACTGGGATCGATGGGAATTCGGGTCAAATTGCTGACATGAAAGAACTAAAG ATTTGGGATGCGTATAATGTGAAGGCACAAACGTTTAAGACGTCCATTGAAGCAGCATGTATGCTTTTGAGAATCGATGATATTGTGAGTGGAATAAAGAAGAGGCAAGCACCTGGTGCAAGTCAACCATCAAAACCCACTATTGAAACAGAAGGTGATGCTGACAATGAGGGTATGATTCCCGAGTGA